GGGCACCCATTACAAACCGCTGCCTACATCTTCAATCTGGTGGAGCACGAATTGGCCCATGAGGGCGACAGCATGGACTGTGGGCACGATGAAGCGTTCTATCAGCGTTTTCACGACCTCACGATCACCCATAGTCAGGACCGGCAGCGCCACCTGCACCAATTCCTGCGCAGATACACCGACAGCATGACCCGTGCCGATACCTACAAACCCCGTAGTGAAGCCTGGCGTGGACGGCACCTTGTCGATCTGGCCAGCCGACGCCGGCAAACGCGGGATATGTCGCCAGCCATTGAGAGCATCAGCGAAGGCGAGGCGATGCTGCTGGCCAGTCCGCCTGACGAGAACCTGGCCCTGATCACTCAGGTCAATGCCCGGCTGCAGCAGGTGCAGGCCCCACCGCCCGACTGGCATGCCGTGCTTCTACAGGCGCAGAAGGCGCAGGTTCAACGAGCCATCATCGAGCAGCAACAACAGCAACAGCGTCAACAACAGTGGGAGGAGGAACAGGCCGCCTGGCGCGCAAGCAACGCCGAGTTTGAGGCCATGCAACAAGCAGAGCGTACTCGTCTGGACCACTTGCGGGCTCAGCTGGCCAATATCCCGGAGCTGGATCAGGACACGCTCAAGGAGGCGCTTGATTATTGGGAATGTATGTGCGAGACCCCCGACACTCTGGACGAGGCCATGAAACAACTGGCCAGCCAGCCCTGGGCCATCTTCTGGCCTGAGCAGGAGCAGGAGAACGAACCGACACCCGAGAGCTATATCCCGGAAGAGGTGCGGCACTTGTTGCAGCCTGGAGAAACCTGGTGGTCTATACAGCGTAATGCCGCCGCTGCCGGCTTCTATCGCGAGGCCGATTATCTGCGCTGGCGTGAACAGCAGGATTAAGTGCCCTGGTCCAGCTGTCTTGCTGGGCCATTCCTCTATCTCTCCCGCTCCCGCTGCCAGTCAGGTTTCCCCCGCTACACGCTGATGAGCCAGAACTACACTGCCCGGCAGTGTTTCATCCAATCATTTAACGAGGGTGCCAAGCCATAGCCGGCGCATTGTTAAAGTGCTACTTTTACTTACGGATACATTCTGTGACTGTGTTAGAATCACGCGTTTTTTTGGAACAGGATGGATGCCATGGACTATAGTGAATATGAAGGCGAACGCTGTAAGGATGTCGATCTCTTTCACTTTGAGGAAGACTTCATGAACTTCAACGATCTGGCCAGAGCGAATGGGTTTACTTACTGGTATGCCCGTGACTTCATGTTTATGCTCGGCTACAGCTCGTACGAGACCTTTCGCAAAGTCCTCAATAAGGCCATGACCACCTGCCTGACACTGGACATTGACACGTCCGATAATTTTCAGCAGACCCACCGAACGCTGGATGGTAAAGAGGTCAAAGACTTCAAACTCTCGCGCTTTGCGTGTTATCTGGTCGCCATGAACGGTGATAACAAGAAAGAAAAAGTGGCTCAGGCGCAGGCCTTCTTTGCTGTCACGGCCGAAGCGATTCAGCGCTATGTAGACAATCCTGCAGAGGTTGAGCGTGTCCTGATCCGTGACGAGATTACCGCCCATGAGAAAACCCTGGCATCCACAGCCAAGGCTGCGGGCATTGAGACAGCCAAGGACTATGCCTTTTTTCAGAATGCGGGGTATAGAGGCATGTACAACATGAGCCTTACTCAGCTCAAGGAATATAAAGGACTGGCCCAGAAAAACCGCTCTTTGCTCGATTTTATGGGTAAAGAAGAGCTGGCTGCCAATCTCTTTCGTATCACCCAGACCGACCTGAAGATGAAGAATGAAGCTATTCAAGGTCAACGTCTGGCAGAAAATACGGCCAGGGAAGTAGGCTCTAAAATCCGCAAAACCATGTTAGAAATCAGTGGTATTGCCCCTGAAGATATGGCTTTGGCAGATGACATCAAGAAAGTGAAGACATCATTAAAACAGACTCATCGCGGTCTTAAAAAACTGGATAGTTAACCCTTCCTCTTGCGATTCCCCGTACAAGGCCCAGTGACGCTGCTGGGCTTACTCATCCTCAAAACCCTTCTTCTGCCAGTCAGGTTTCCCCCGCTACACGCTGATGAGCCAGAACTACACTGCCTGCTTCGTTAACCATGAAACAGCGCAGGATAACCGTATGAAAGACAACAGGATGACCCCTCTCATCAAACAGGCAATGCAGGATCATCATGTCGTGGTGCTGGTCGGCGCGCCGGGGGCCGGTAAAAGTGTCGCTGCCTATCAGGTACTGGATTTACCCATTGAATGGGATGCACTGGGGCGCCTGCAGGAATCGCCCACCCCTTTGATAACAGAGAATAACGTGATCCTGACTGATGTGATGGGTGAGCCCTATGCACTCAACATCGATTACCTCCAGCGTCACGGTGCAACCCCGGGCACATTCAAGATCATGATCTGCGCACAGGTACTGGAAGAAGCGCAGCCATTACTGGACTGCTTGCGGTCACTGGGCTATCACCGCTGCCTGATGATTCACATAGCGTCGTGGAAAACAGGGGAGGCGATGTCACGCAATCGGGTTAAACGCATACTGGATAACTGCACCACTACGCTATTCCCACAGCCTTAGCATTGCATAACGGAGGTCATCCCCGTGCAATCGCCGAACAAGGCCAGCGCGTCTCCATACATGTACCGGGCAAACCCTCTGAGCCTCCGTGAGCTTTTCCTGCTGTGTGCTCACCCTATTCCCCCAATACTACGGCCATCGTTCGGTGAGGTACTGCGATGGCCATCTACCATTTGATCCATCCCCGCTCCCATCTGTCCGGCCAGTACGGCATTGATACGCCCTGGCAGGTCGATCAGATTCGTCAGCTGCTGGCCTTCATCCAGCGCGTCCGGGATACGTTCCCGGTACTGCCGGGCATTGATGACGGTCTGTCCGAAGCCACCGCCATGTTGGTATTAGAGCAGGTGCTGCCCGGCTGTCGGGCACTGACCTGTAGCCTGTCCTGTTCTGCGGCAGCAGCCCGCAGGCAGCCCGTCGTCCCGGTCAATCTGGTGCAGGTGTGGTATGAGGTGGCCGCGGTCACCCCCATCACGACTCTTTATCAACTGAGCATGGCCATGGGTGTGGGTCTGTCGGATGTCAGTCATGCCCTGGCTCAGGTTCTGCTGCGACAGGCGGAGTCGGTCCACCACGCGGATTGGGAACAGGTGATGAAGTTACGCTGGATGGCTGCCGGGTATCCGGTACAGTCCGCATGGCATTGGCACACGGTCTATTCGCAGCCGTTATCAGGCCGTCTGTTGCAACGCACCCTGTGTGATCTGCTGCGCCTGGAGTCAGGGGTGGTCGCGACACTGGAGCCAGAGCAGACAGGCTCCGCTCCCATCCCAAGGGCTCAGGCCGACACATCCGATCCCACTGCTCTGCAGCTGGCACTCTTCCCGACGATCCATCCATCACCTCTTTCATCAAACAATATGGAGGCCCATCGTGGCACGAGGCGTTAATAAAGTTACCCTGATTGGTAATCTGGGCGCGGACCCCGAAGTCCGCTACATGCCCAACGGCACTGCCGTAGCCAACATTACCCTGGCAACCAGCGAAAGCTGGAAAGACAAACAGTCCGGCCAAGTACAAGAACGAACGGAATGGCACCGCGTGGTGTTTTTCGCCCGTCTGGCTGAAGTGGTCGGTCAGTATGCGCGCAAAGGGTCCAAGCTGTATGTGGAAGGTAAGCTGCAGACCCGTAAGTGGCAGGACCAGAGTGGTCAGGATCGCTACACCACCGAGGTCGTCGTAGACATGCGCGGCTCAATGCAGCTGCTGGACAGCCGTCCTGACAACGGCCAGGGAGCAGGCCCGGGCGGAAGTACGCCAAATGCCTCCGGTCGCCAGGGAGGAAATCCACAACAGCCCTACCAGCAACCTGCCTCACCCCTGCCCGATTACTCCGGCTACCCACAGAACAGCTTTGACGACTTTGATGATGACATTCCCTTCTAGGCAACCCCTGAAACAAGGGTGGAGTGCGGTGATGCTCAGTGCCGTGTGCTGGGCCGTCGCCCTGCCTGCACTCGCCACGCCATCAGCAGACAGTGCTGCGGCTGTTGGGTGTCTGGCACCCGACGGCATGCGCTATCCGCCGGGCAAACTCTATACCTTGAATCAGCACGAACTGGATCACCGCAAAGCAGCGGGTGAATGGGTCTCGGATGGCGATGCCATCCTAGCCCAGTGTCAGTTTTTGGTGGATGTGACGACAAGCCGACATCCGGCACCGGAGCAACGGCGGTATGTCTGGGTATCGTTTGAGTGGGGACAGTGAGTACTTGTGGCATTGCAGCTGGATATACAGGCAGCCGGCACGGATGTCAGAAAATTGGCGCAGCATATCAAACGCTGGGGGAAGGCGGAGCGGCAACCCATCAAGACTGTAGCAGCGGTCACTAAGGATGCTGGCTGAGAGGTTGGGAAAGGCAGAGAGACTGGGACAGGCTTTAGCATTTACCATCCACATATTAAAAGACAAGTCAATATGCTATGCGGCAGTATGTGTTCTGCTGCCTCAGTTTTTGCTGCTGAGTGATTCCACTGGAATCACTTAGCCAAATTCGGGTCAGCTACAAATGCCACAAATAAGTGACCATGGGTTAGTAAAGTGATGACACTGTCATCACTTAGCCAAATTCGGGTCAGTTGAGGCAATATCCCTCCCTCCTCTATTTCCTTACTCTCAGC
This genomic interval from Pokkaliibacter sp. MBI-7 contains the following:
- a CDS encoding BRO family protein: MDYSEYEGERCKDVDLFHFEEDFMNFNDLARANGFTYWYARDFMFMLGYSSYETFRKVLNKAMTTCLTLDIDTSDNFQQTHRTLDGKEVKDFKLSRFACYLVAMNGDNKKEKVAQAQAFFAVTAEAIQRYVDNPAEVERVLIRDEITAHEKTLASTAKAAGIETAKDYAFFQNAGYRGMYNMSLTQLKEYKGLAQKNRSLLDFMGKEELAANLFRITQTDLKMKNEAIQGQRLAENTAREVGSKIRKTMLEISGIAPEDMALADDIKKVKTSLKQTHRGLKKLDS
- the ssb gene encoding single-stranded DNA-binding protein encodes the protein MARGVNKVTLIGNLGADPEVRYMPNGTAVANITLATSESWKDKQSGQVQERTEWHRVVFFARLAEVVGQYARKGSKLYVEGKLQTRKWQDQSGQDRYTTEVVVDMRGSMQLLDSRPDNGQGAGPGGSTPNASGRQGGNPQQPYQQPASPLPDYSGYPQNSFDDFDDDIPF